Proteins from a single region of Bos javanicus breed banteng chromosome 25, ARS-OSU_banteng_1.0, whole genome shotgun sequence:
- the CLDN3 gene encoding claudin-3 produces MSMGLEIAGTSLAVLGWLCTIVCCALPMWRVTAFIGSSIITAQITWEGLWMNCVVQSTGQMQCKVYDSLLALPQDLQAARALIVIAILLAVFGLLVALVGAQCTNCVQDDTAKAKITIVAGVLFLLAALLTLVPVSWSANTIIRDFYNPLVPEAQKREMGAALYVGWAASALQLLGGALLCCSCPPRDNYARTKIVYSAPRSTGPVTSTGTAYDRKDYV; encoded by the coding sequence ATGTCCATGGGCCTGGAGATCGCGGGCACCTCGCTGGCCGTGCTGGGCTGGCTGTGCACCATCGTGTGCTGCGCGCTGCCCATGTGGCGCGTGACGGCCTTCATCGGCAGCAGCATCATCACGGCGCAGATCACCTGGGAGGGACTGTGGATGAACTGCGTGGTGCAGAGCACCGGCCAGATGCAGTGCAAGGTGTACGACTCACTGCTGGCGCTGCCGCAGGACCTGCAGGCGGCCCGCGCCCTCATCGTCATCGCCATCCTACTGGCCGTCTTCGGGCTCCTCGTGGCGCTCGTGGGCGCCCAGTGCACCAACTGCGTGCAGGACGACACGGCCAAGGCCAAGATCACCATCGTGGCGGGCGTGCTCTTCCTGCTGGCCGCCCTGCTGACCCTCGTGCCGGTGTCCTGGTCGGCCAACACCATCATCCGGGACTTTTACAACCCCTTGGTGCCCGAGGCTCAGAAGCGCGAGATGGGCGCCGCCCTGTACGTGGGCTGGGCGGCGTCCGCGCTGCAGCTGCTGGGGGGCGCGCTGCTCTGCTGCTCCTGCCCGCCGCGCGACAACTACGCGCGGACCAAGATCGTCTACTCGGCGCCGCGCTCCACCGGGCCCGTCACTAGCACCGGCACGGCCTACGACCGCAAGGACTACGTCTGA